From the Planktothrix sp. FACHB-1365 genome, the window CACTGAGAGCAGAATCGGGAGTGTGCAGGTTCAAATCCAAAGCATAAATTCTTTGACCTAATAGAGATGACCATTGAGGTAAAACAGCTTCTTGAACAACGGTTCCTCCCTTAGATGAATTTAATTTTAACATGATCACTCGATCAACATTTAAAACCTTTTGCACCTCATCAACCGTTGTTTTTAAAATTAAATTAATTTGTAAAGATTGACGTATTTTTAACGTGACTTCTGTTAATAATTTTAAAAATTTATTTTGTTGCTTGAGTTCAGCTAAGGCAGTTTTTTGCTGGGTAATATCTCGTGTTGTTGCTAATAAAGTTTTAATTTTTCCTTGGTATCGATTTTCAGGAACCATTAAGGTTTGAAATGACCGATATCCTTCATTAGTTTCTAAGTCGAATTCAAATTGTTGGGGCTGACCTGTATCTAAAATGAGTTGAGCGTGCCAATCCCATTGCTTACAAATTGACAGAGGAAGACCTAATTCTTGATTTGTTTTTCCCAGCAAATTTTTTTGAGGAATTCCTAACAGGAAATCAACTCTACGATTAGCATACAGATAGCGAAATTTTTGATCGAGGCGGACAATACAATCTCCTGCATTATCCATTAAAGTTTCTAACTCGGTTTTGCGAGTATGCAGGTGGTTTTCAATCCGTTGTCGTTCTTCAATTTGCTTTCTTAAACATTGATGGGTTGTTTGTAAGGCGGGAATTGGGGTTTTGCTATCCGGTTGTTCCGATGGATTTTGCAGAACAATTTCCCTCTCTGGACAGTCACTAATATCCTTAATCCCAACCATCACAACAGTTGTTGATAAGGGATAAATTTCTGTTAATATTCTATAATTTTTAGGGTCATGATGGCATTCATAGATGATTTGACGGGTTCTTTGCTCGGTTAAAACCGCTTGCAGGATTGAGATTAATTCAGGAGAGTGATTTGGGTTGTGTAGCTGTTGCAAAATCAACTCAATTCTGTTAGATTGAAAGGTTAAATCAGCTAGGGCTTGAGTGGGTAAAACCTGAATTTCTTGATGTTCACTATCCACAATCAGGATCAAATCGTGAATGATTCCCAAGAGTTGATTGATTTGCCACCGCTCATCCCAAGTTGAGGCATAAATAACTTGATAGTTGGGTTCAGGAAAGGAAGAAACAACTTCTGAGATAGCCATAGGATAAAAATTAAATTAATATTAAGTTCTACAAGGGGATTTTTATTGATTTATGGTAAAATTTTACTCTGGAATTAATTGTATCTGATTTAATGATCATCCCTCATTCCATTTTAAACGGATTCGGGTTAAGGTAAGTACCGAGATAACATTGAGCAACAATTTTACGCCTGAGTTGACTCCGTTCTAGGCGATTAAAGACACGGGCAATGAGTTCAGGCTCAACAATGGGTTTTTGAATATAATCATCCGCCCCTGCCATAAACACTTGCTGCACAATTTCTGAATCCCTTTCAGAGGAAAGCATGAGCACAGGTAAGTCATTCCATTTAGGATCATTACGAACAACTTGACACAGTTCTACTCCACTCACACCGGGTAAATAAATTCCTAAAATCAGTAAGTCCGGGTTAGATTGTTCTAGGGTACTCCAAAATTGCTGAGGATCATCGAGTAAAATCAATTGTAATCCCCAAGGTTCTAATATAGCCCGCAACCAATCTAAGATTTCTAAATTATCATCAACAATTAATAATTTACCCACATTAGATTGAGATTTTTGCAAAACTTTACTAACGGTTTCTATCACTTCAGCCGGAGAAATAGGTTTTTGTAAAAAGCCTCGTCCTCCTAAACGGGCAACTTTTACACGGTCAGCAAAACTTTCTTGAGCCGTAAACACAATGACTGGAATTGGAGGGTTTTGGATGGCAAGTTCTGCTAATAGTTCAAACCCCGATTCTGTAGACTCAGGAAAGCTTAAATCTAAAAGGACAACATCCGAGGAATTGTGTTGCAATTTCTGGCGAGCTTGTTCTGGGCTATAGGTGGCACTAGCCATTATTCCCCTCGCCAGCGCTTCAGTAACTAATGCTTCTGCTAAACTTTGATCATCATCTACAATTAACAGTTTAGCGGCGTTTAAATAGGGAAGTGGTAAAGGGGGGGGTGAAATAGAAGAAGAAGGTTCTGATAAGGGGTGATTTAATAGATCTTTAATTTTTTGAATTAAATCCGATAAATATTGATAATCTAATTCATTTTTTTCATGTTTTACTTTTAATAATTGTTCGATTTGGCGAGAAAGATTAGAGGCTTCTTTAAACCCAAAAGCTCCTAATGAACCAACGAGCGTATGAGCTTCCCTCAAGGCTTTTTGCTGAATTTCTAAGGTGTAAGCATCGGTTTTTAAGGATTGCACTGCATCTTCAATAATATTAATCCGTTCAAAATATTTATATTTTTGTTTCTGCCAAATTTTGTTTAAGTTTAAAGTCTGAGGTTTTTTGGAATTACAAACAGGAGGATTATATTCTACTAAAAAGGGGTTTTTAGCTATTTCTTTTAACCGATATCCTAACCCATAAATCGTTTCAATTACTTCATTTGCTCCGGCATTTTTAAGTTTTTTTCGCAAGCTTTTAATATGAGTTCGTACCGCATTTTCGGATGGAGGTTCATCATAAGACCACAGATGATCTAACAGAGACGCTTGGCTAAAAATTCGTTGTGGATAGCGTAAAAAAAGTTCTAATAAAGCATATTCTTTAGCCGTCAAATTAAGGCATTGATTACCATAAGTAACTTGACAATTGCTAGGATCAAGGTGCAGAAGCCCCCATTCTATTAAAGGATTTAAGGCATCATGTCCTCGTCGTAATAAAGCCCGAATTCGAGCCAATAATTCTTCTAAATCAAAGGGTTTAACCAAATAATCATCTGCCCCAGCATCTAAACCCGCTACTTTTGTGGTACTATTATCTTCACCTGTGATTAATAAAATTGGGGTGCGATCATCTTTTTGTCGCCGTTTTTTACAAAAATTTAAACCATCTAATTTAGGCAACATCAAATCTAATAAAATCAGATCATATTCAAAAGCTTCTGCTAGTTTCCAACCCATTTCTCCATCATCAGCTACATCCACTAGATAATAGTGGTGACTTAATAATTCTTGAATCATCGTTGCAAAACTTGAATCATCTTCTACCAATAAAATTCTCATAGCTGGTGTCATCCTTAGATCTGACCACTGACCCACTTTTTAGTCAGAATTATCTATTATTCTCTACTTTAATTCTAATGGATAGATTCAGTCAGATCAAGTTGACAAGCCTTGACGAAACAACTCTATTCTTGGCTGATCAAATCAAGTTTATAACTCTTGTTTTCCTCCCTGGATTCAGCTTTTTATGTTAATTTTTGTAAAAAGTAGACTTTTTATTGAAATTTCAGGGGAGTGTTTACCGTTAACAGTCTGTGATCAATCATCTGTAGTTAACATAAGTTAATTAAAGGCACTCAGAGTATTATTTTGGAGGAGAGTGGTTTCGTGAACGCTGCTGAACAGGCTAATAACGTGGTAATTGCCAGCAAAATCGCATCGGTTGTCAATTTATTTAAAGTTCAATTTCCTGATGCGCGGGTGGATCTCAAACCCTGGACAAATGACCCAGAAACGAGGGAACTGCTTGATCCTGATTCGATTGACATCGGTTTTCACTTTCCGGGTCGCAGTCGGTTGTTACAAAGTCGTTGTATTTTAATTGAAATTCGGTTTTATCATGATCCTGTGGATAAAACACGCCGTGTGATCGGTGTCGAAGCAGCCGGATATGACCATCAAGGACAACAGTGGAAAGTCTCTACGATTGAAAATTGGAATTTTGTTGGCCAAACTCAACCGGAACCTGAATCTGCTGAAAAATTAAAACTCTTTTGTCGGCAAATTTTTGAACTTTTTAAGTCTAATCCCTAATAATTTGTAGTGAGGCGTTTACGCCTCAATCCCCACCTTTCTTAAAGAGTTAAACCGTAAAAATCATGAATTAATGACTTTTTTATAAACCAAATCACAGCGTTTTGTTTCCACTCCTGTTGTCGGTTCATAGCCATAACGTTCATAAAGTTGGACGGCTTCTTTTAAGACCGTTGCTGTTTCTATCCAAATTTCTTGAAACCCTTTTGCTTTAATCTCCCGTTCTAATTCTAATAATAAAAATTTTCCTAATCCTTTTCCCCTCACCTCTGGTAATAAATACATTTTTCTAATTTCTACCGCCTTATTTCCCCTCGGAATCGGGTAAAATCCTGCGGTTCCTACTAATTGATGATTCTCTTCTATTACCCAAAATTCTCCCCCTTTCTGTTGATAATAGTCTTCTACTTGGTAGACATCTATATCTGCGCCGCAGGGCTCACATCCTAAACCATATTCGGTTAAAACAGAAGCAATTAAACTCGCCGCAGTTTCTCGATCCTGCGGTTGCCAATCTCGAATTAAAAAGGATTGATATTGAATATTCATCGGAAGTTGAAGAGACAAAGTTTTAACTATGAATTCTCGGTTCGGGATATAATGTTGATAATAATTCACTTTCTACCGTGGCTAATTCTTCTAAGCGGTTTGTGACTATTTCTAACTCAAAATAAGTGGTTGCTAATCCCCAATAAATGCCATAATGTCTGGCTTCTGATGCCATTAATCCTCGGTAAAATTTAGCGAGTTCAGGATCAGGACAATATTGAGATAATAACCCTAATCGTTCATGACTGCGGGCTTCAATTAATCCCGAAACTAACAATAAATCTAACATTCGTTGCGGTTCATCCCGTCGCACTTGTTGATTTAAACCAGCACCATAAGGCGGTGCAGATAACGGCGCTAAGGGAACGCCGAGCCGTTCTAACCATTGATTCACTTGTTCAAAATGTTCTAATTCTTCTTTAGCAATTGCGGTTAATTCTTTAATCAGTTTCACGCTCGAAGGATAGCGAAACATTAAATTAATTGCTACTCCCGCAGCTTTGCGTTCACAGTGAGAATGGTCGAGTAAAATGATATCTAAATTTGCGATCGCCTGTTCCAACCAAGCTTGAGAGGTAGGGATTTTCAGAAATTTTATTTTTGGGAAACTAGCAGCAGTCATAACTCAAATGAATGATCATTAAATCCGTTTCTTACTATTATAAGCTATCACGGCCGGAATTGACCGATTGAGTTAAGGAAATAAGCAATCGGGATAATATACGAATCCCAAATAGTTTGTAATAATTTTAAACGTCTATGAAACAGCCAAAAGTATTGTCACTATTGCCCATTGCAAGAGTGCCCATTCGTAATTCGTAATTCGTAATTCCCCATTGCTTATAAACTCTGTATTTGTCGGCGTTGATGTTGTTCTTGGTTGAACGCCATTTCTTCAGCCGTCAGTAAATAGGATTCAATTTGCGATCGCATATCCCATTGAACTTCGGCAAAAAATAATAAAGTTCCACCCAGGATTAAACCACTGATTAAAAATTGCCAACCGATAAAATAAGGCAATAGAAAAATACCCCAGAAATGGATAAATCCGGCAATTAAAAAAGCACGAGAATGCAATCCAATTCCTGTTCCTAAATAGCCTAATGCACACAACCCTAACCAGAGGGGACAAAGATTCATTAAAATCTCTGACCATCCCCAAAAAATTCCCAGATTTGTTAACCCCAAACCCAAGACCATTAACGCCACCCACCAATAAACCATCCAAGTCAATCGTTCAACTTGTACCCAATAATAACTTAAAGCCATCATTCCAATAGTTCCCACAATTGTTAGAATTGACCACCAGTAAGCTTGGGTAATCCAACTAATGGGTAAAAATTGAGCAATAGCAAAGATAATCAGCGAAATCCAGCCCCAAAGTAAGAATACTTGGTCAATTCGGGTGTAAAAGCTCGATAACAACGTTATATTACCGAATTTTAAGTTTATTTTTAATAACCCTTTTAAGTCTTGAATATCGAGATGGTTCTGTTTGCTTCGGATGATGGGTTCTGTGGGATGAAAAAAGCTCATGAAGAAAAAATTAATAATTTTCATAAATCTTAACAAACTCTTTTCAGAGGATCAAGATCCAAGCCGAGATTTGCCGGACTATACTCAAAACAGGCAGTTTCCTAGAGATTTGATTACACCGATGTTAGAACTTCACTGTCATACAACCTACTCCGATGGCCAACTCACCCCAACTGAATTGGTGATTACCGCCGCAGAAGTTGGAGTTAAAGCCTTGGCTATTACAGATCACGATACTTTATCCGGTTGGGAAGAAGCTTTTCAGGCGGCAGCATCCTATAATATTGAAATTGTACCCGGTGTTGAATTATCAACTGTTTACAATGAACGATCGTTACATATTTTAGGGTTTTATCCCGATAAAAATAAACTTGAAAATCCTCTCAAAGAACGTTTAAATGGACGTAAAAATCGAGCCAATCAAATCCTAGAAAAACTAGCTCAACTTGGTTATCCCATTGAGTTAGAAGCAATGGGAGAAGGCGTTGCAGCAGCCCGTCCCCATATTGCTAGGGCACTGGTAAAAGCGGGTTACATTCAGTCTCCCCAGGAAGCTTTTGAACGCTGGTTAGGAGAACATAAACCTGCCTTTGTTCAGTATGACAAATTTTCCAGTCTTGATGGAATTCAACTGTTAAAATCCTGTGGCGCAGTTCCGGTTTGGGCGCATCCTTATTTATACCAAGGGGGAAAAGTTGAAACGGTTTTTCATGAATTATTAGAAGCCGGATTAATGGGGATTGAAGTGTATCATCCTCATCATAGTGATTCCCAAATTCAACGGTTAGAAAAACTCTGTGAAGCTTACGGTTTATTAAAAACAGGGGGGAGTGATTATCATGGGGGAGGAAGTGCTTTAAATCTATTTAATTTATCCTTGAATTTATTAGAACCGATTAAACAAACTGCTTATAATCTTAAAGAAGGGGTAATAAAATCTCAAATTCCGTCCCCACACCTGGGGTAGAAATAAAATTCAGTTGACCTCCATGTTTTTCCCGAATAATTTGGTGACTAATAGCTAATCCTAATCCGGTTCCTTTTCCGGCTGGTTTAGTGGTAAAAAAGGTATCAAAAATTCGAGATTGAATTTCAGGGGGAATTCCGTTTCCATTATCCCGAATCCGAATTGATAGCCATTCTGAGTTAACATCAATCTCAAGAATATCTTGGTCAATTGCTTTTTTGTAAGTTGGGAAAGAATACAATAAACGATTTTCTTGAGAAAGTTGAGCTAACCGAGCCGGATAGATTTGATCTTCAGATAGCATTTTAACTTGAGTATGAATCTCAATTCTAGGAGATTTTTGACCGTTTTGTTTTCCATCTTCTAACGCATCAATCGCATTAGAAATCAGATTCATAAACACTTGACTAAGTTGACCAGAATAGCACTTAAATAAAGGAATATCATCATAATTTTTAATCACTTCAATTCCTTGCTTGAGACGATTTTTTAGGATTAATAATGTGCTATCAATACAATCATGTATATTGATTTCTCGGCGTTGATTTCCATCCATGTACGAAAAACTATGCAAATTATTGACAAGTTGACTCAGACGTTCTGAACTGACTAGAATACTTTTAATCGCTTCTCCTAAGTCTTGTTGTAGAAATTCAAAATCAATTTCGGCTTTGAGATCATCAATCAAAGCACAAGGTTTTTCAGTATTTTCCTCATAGGTTTTAATCAACTTCATTAAATCTTGATAATAATTCAATAGACAGCCAGAATTACCTAAAATACAACTAACTGGGTTTCTAATTTCATGGGCTACTCCAGCCACCATTTGTCCTAAACTGGCTAACTTTTCGGTTTGAATCAGTTGAGATTGAGCTTGCTGACGTAATAATTCAGTGGTTAATTGATGAATATGAGATTGAGCAACTAATAACTGTTGAGTATCGAGAAGTTGATACCGATTTTCCGTTAACTGAACGATAATAGGTTCATACAATAATTCAGGCGATCGCTGTACTGCTTTATGGGCTGCTTCTACAATTAAAGTCTTTCCAGGTAACACAAATAACTCTACTTGAGCAAATCGTTGTAATGAACGAATAGAACGTTGTAAAAACAATTCTCGTCCGTAGGGACGACTTAACT encodes:
- a CDS encoding response regulator, whose amino-acid sequence is MTPAMRILLVEDDSSFATMIQELLSHHYYLVDVADDGEMGWKLAEAFEYDLILLDLMLPKLDGLNFCKKRRQKDDRTPILLITGEDNSTTKVAGLDAGADDYLVKPFDLEELLARIRALLRRGHDALNPLIEWGLLHLDPSNCQVTYGNQCLNLTAKEYALLELFLRYPQRIFSQASLLDHLWSYDEPPSENAVRTHIKSLRKKLKNAGANEVIETIYGLGYRLKEIAKNPFLVEYNPPVCNSKKPQTLNLNKIWQKQKYKYFERINIIEDAVQSLKTDAYTLEIQQKALREAHTLVGSLGAFGFKEASNLSRQIEQLLKVKHEKNELDYQYLSDLIQKIKDLLNHPLSEPSSSISPPPLPLPYLNAAKLLIVDDDQSLAEALVTEALARGIMASATYSPEQARQKLQHNSSDVVLLDLSFPESTESGFELLAELAIQNPPIPVIVFTAQESFADRVKVARLGGRGFLQKPISPAEVIETVSKVLQKSQSNVGKLLIVDDNLEILDWLRAILEPWGLQLILLDDPQQFWSTLEQSNPDLLILGIYLPGVSGVELCQVVRNDPKWNDLPVLMLSSERDSEIVQQVFMAGADDYIQKPIVEPELIARVFNRLERSQLRRKIVAQCYLGTYLNPNPFKME
- a CDS encoding GNAT family N-acetyltransferase, with the translated sequence MNIQYQSFLIRDWQPQDRETAASLIASVLTEYGLGCEPCGADIDVYQVEDYYQQKGGEFWVIEENHQLVGTAGFYPIPRGNKAVEIRKMYLLPEVRGKGLGKFLLLELEREIKAKGFQEIWIETATVLKEAVQLYERYGYEPTTGVETKRCDLVYKKVINS
- a CDS encoding tRNA-(ms[2]io[6]A)-hydroxylase, coding for MTAASFPKIKFLKIPTSQAWLEQAIANLDIILLDHSHCERKAAGVAINLMFRYPSSVKLIKELTAIAKEELEHFEQVNQWLERLGVPLAPLSAPPYGAGLNQQVRRDEPQRMLDLLLVSGLIEARSHERLGLLSQYCPDPELAKFYRGLMASEARHYGIYWGLATTYFELEIVTNRLEELATVESELLSTLYPEPRIHS
- a CDS encoding PHP domain-containing protein yields the protein MLELHCHTTYSDGQLTPTELVITAAEVGVKALAITDHDTLSGWEEAFQAAASYNIEIVPGVELSTVYNERSLHILGFYPDKNKLENPLKERLNGRKNRANQILEKLAQLGYPIELEAMGEGVAAARPHIARALVKAGYIQSPQEAFERWLGEHKPAFVQYDKFSSLDGIQLLKSCGAVPVWAHPYLYQGGKVETVFHELLEAGLMGIEVYHPHHSDSQIQRLEKLCEAYGLLKTGGSDYHGGGSALNLFNLSLNLLEPIKQTAYNLKEGVIKSQIPSPHLG
- a CDS encoding sensor histidine kinase; this translates as MVNLQPMETPSSPLPFSSIHNLELESTLQDLSLYDVQVDIKEQGMILAKKLEVNPLIPGVILKEDGEFTGMISRRRFLEQLSRPYGRELFLQRSIRSLQRFAQVELFVLPGKTLIVEAAHKAVQRSPELLYEPIIVQLTENRYQLLDTQQLLVAQSHIHQLTTELLRQQAQSQLIQTEKLASLGQMVAGVAHEIRNPVSCILGNSGCLLNYYQDLMKLIKTYEENTEKPCALIDDLKAEIDFEFLQQDLGEAIKSILVSSERLSQLVNNLHSFSYMDGNQRREINIHDCIDSTLLILKNRLKQGIEVIKNYDDIPLFKCYSGQLSQVFMNLISNAIDALEDGKQNGQKSPRIEIHTQVKMLSEDQIYPARLAQLSQENRLLYSFPTYKKAIDQDILEIDVNSEWLSIRIRDNGNGIPPEIQSRIFDTFFTTKPAGKGTGLGLAISHQIIREKHGGQLNFISTPGVGTEFEILLPLL